The following nucleotide sequence is from Chloroflexota bacterium.
CAGTATTTTGAGAGTCTGGTGCATATTAGCCCGATTGCCGTTGTCATCTTGGACCTGCAACACTGCATTATGGATTGTAATGAAGCTTTTGAAAAACTCTTTGGTTACTCAAAAGAAGCTGCCCTGGAAAGAAATCTGGATGATTTGATAGTTCCCGAGGCAGAATTTGAACTTGCTGAGTCGTATACCTACAGTGTCAAAGAGGGCAATCTTGTGCATGGATTCGCACAACGCGCCAATAAAAATGGACAATTGATGGATGTCGAATTTTTTGGGGTGCCGGTGGTAGTGCAAGGCGAGCAAGTAGCTATCTTGGCGCTTTATCACGATATTTCCGAATTAGTTAAAGCTCGCCGTGAAGCGGAATCGGCTGCGCAAACGAAAGCAGAATTTTTGGCAAATATGAGCCATGAAATTCGCACGCCATTGAATGCAATTATTGGCATGACAGGATTGCTGCTGGATACGCCCCTGGATATTGAACAAAAAGATTTTGCTAGTACCGTGCGCAGTAGTGGCGATGCTTTGCTGACGATCATTAACGATATTCTCGATTACTCCAAGATCGAAGCGGGAAAAATGGAAATGGAGCAGCAGCCGTTCATGGTGCGGGAGAGCATTGAGAGCGCTCTCGATTTGCTAGCCTCAAAAGCGGCTGAAAAAGGTCTGGAAATCGCCTATTTGGTGGAAGGTTCTGTGCCCGGCGCGATTATCGGCGATATTACCCGTATTCGTCAGGTACTTGTGAACTTGCTGAGCAATGCGGTTAAATTTACCGATCAGGGCGAAGTGATCGTGCGGGTATCCAGCGAGACCCTGCCACATAATAACTTACAAGTTCACTACCAGGTTCAAGATACGGGTATTGGCATCCCCGAAGATCGGATGAATCGTCTGTTCGAATCCTTCTCTCAGGTGGATGCCTCGACCACACGAAAATATGGCGGCACAGGTCTCGGATTAGCGATCAGCAAGCAGTTGGTTGGGCTAATGGGTGGCAGAATATGGGTGGAGAGTGTAGTTGGGCAAGGAAGCACATTCCACTTCACAATCATGAGTTCGCCAGCTCCGGCCTCATTCCAGGCGGAAACACATCTGCCTCAACCACTTATGGATGGCCTAAAAGTATTGATTGTGGATGATAATGCAACCAATCGGCTCATTTTGATTCGCCAAACGAAAACCTGGGGCCTGGATCCGCGCGCCGCCGCCAGTGGGGCTGAGGCGTTGGGGTGGATTCGCAGCGGCGAGAAATTTGACTTCGCAATCCTGGATATGCAAATGCCCGAGATGGATGGCGCCATGTTGGCTATTGAGTTGCGAAAATTTATTAGCGAAGATGAACTTCCTCTGATTTTGTTGACATCGCTGGGCGGCTGGGAGATGATACCTGATGAAGTTCAATTTACTGCCCGTCTCAACAAGCCGATCAAACCGTCGATCTTGCATGACACCATTATGAATGTGATGGGCAGCCGCTTCCCCGAGCAAAGCCAAATGGCGAAGCCTGCCGAAAGTAAACCGGAGTACGATCACGAACTGGGCGAGAGGCATCCATTGCGCGTTCTTCTGGCGGAGGATAACCTGATCAATCAAAAAGTTGCTTTGCGCATTCTCGAGAAACTGGGTTATCGTGCAGATATCGCCGCAAATGGTTTAGAAGTTCTGGATGCGCTGGAGCGCCAAAAATATGATGTTGTGCTTATGGATATTCAGATGCCAGAAATGGACGGCGTAGAGGCCACTCAGCGCATTCTGGAGAAGTATGTGGACAGGAATAAACGCCCAAAGATTGTAGCAATGACTGCGAACGCGCTGGAAGGGGATCGGGAATTATATCTCAGACAGGGAATGGATGACTATGTCAGTAAACCGATCCGAGTGCCAGAATTGGTTGCTGCCCTGGAGCGTTGTTAAACATCTGGCGCGGATCAGTCGCAAAAAAAGGGTGTGCATGAGATGCGTAGCATCCCATGCACACCCTTTTTTGTGAAATCTTGATTGCGAAAGCGTGATCCTGAGCAAACGGTTTTGTTCAGAAACAGGTCTATTATTATCAAGGGCGCTACGCGTCGCTGTTGATAAAATCCTCAACTTTTTGACGTGCAATATCATCGGTAAATTGTTGGGGAGGTGATTTCATAAAATAGCTGGATGGCGCAATCAATGGCCCCGCAATTTTACGATCAAGTGCAATTTTGGCACAGCGCAATGCGTCGATCATCACGCCAGCCGAATTAGGCGAATCCCAAACTTCGAGTTTTAGTTCGAGATTCAGCGGCACATCGCCAAAGGCGCGCCCCTCCATGCGAATCTGCGCCCACTTGCGGTCAGTCAGCCAGGGAACATAGTCGCTGGGGCCAACGTGCACATTTTCGTCGCCAAGATCGTAAGGGAGTTGGCTGGTGACAGCCTGAGTTTTCGAGATTTTTTTGGATTCCAACCGATCGCGGTCGAGCATATTGTAGAAATCCATGTTGCCGCCAAAATTTAACTGGTACGTGCGATCTAAGTGGATGCCGCGATCTTTGAACAGGTTAGTCAACACGCGGTGTACGATAGTTGCGCCCACCTGACTTTTAATATCATCCCCAATAATCGGCAACCCGCGATCCAGGAAGCGCTTGCTCCAATATTCAGAAGTCGCAATAAACACCGGAATCCCGTTGACAAATCCACACCCGGCTTCGAGAACTTGTTCCACATACCATTTGGTCGCCATTTCGGAGCCAACCGGCATGAAGTTAATCACTACATCGGTTTGAGTTTCTTTGAGAATCCCAATAATATCATCGGTTGGGCCAGTCGCCTTTTCTACTTTGCTGCCCAGATATTTGCCCAGCCCATCATGTGTCATGCCGCGATGAACCGGCACATTTAGATGCGGAACTTCAGTAAAGCGAATGGTATTATTGGGTTCAGCCCAAATTGCTTCGCTGAGGTCTTTGCCAACTTTGGAAGCGACAACATCAAATGCTGCTGAGAACTCAATATCGCTGATATGGTACCCTCCCAGAGTTGCATTCATCAAACCGGGGATCTCCATCTCATCCGTGGCGTTGCGGTAATATTCTATCCCTTGCACAAGTGACGATGCGCAGTTGCCCACCCCAATAATTGCCACGCGGACTTTATTGCGTTTATTTGCCATTTATATTCCTTTCTTAAGTCAATGATAAGCCCCTTAGCGTAACCTCCTAAGGGGCAAATTTGGTATGCTGACATAGACGCCGCAGTTGGGTAGTATTATACCCCAGAGAATAACCACGCGAGAACCTGAGATAGAACTATGTGTTTTCTCGACATCTGTTTTATTTTCAGAAAATCTTTTAGGTCAATGCTGCGCGGAAAGCCTGAACATTCTTGGTGACGCTGGCTTTTTGGTTAAAGATAGCCGAACCGGCAACGATGACATTCGCGCCTGCCGCAACAATCTCGGCCACGTTGTGGGTTTTTACACCACCATCGACCTCAATATCCACATGTTGCAAGCCGCGCGTATCCAGCATTTGCCGCAAACGGGTAATTTTGGCGCTGCTGCCAGGGATGTAGGATTGCCCGCCGAACCCCGGATTGACCGACATAATCAAAACCTGTTCGACTGCTTCGAGAATTTCTTCAAGTGTAGCCAGTGGTGTAGCCGGGTTCAGCGTAACGCCGGGCTTTACACCAAATTCGCGGATTTGCTGCAATGTGCGGTGCAAATGCGGGCAGGTTTCTACATGAACGGTGATGATGTCTGCACCGGCCTTGGCGAATGCCGGAATCATCAATTCAGGTTTTTCGATCATCAAGTGAACATCCAGNNNNNNNNNNNNNNNNNNNNNNNNNNNNNNNNNNNNNNNNNNNNNNNNNNNNNNNNNNNNNNNNNNNNNNNNNNNNNNNNNNNNNNNNNNNNNNNNNNNNCCCAGCGTATTGAGCCAGGCAATCTGGACTTCATGCTCGAATTGCACCAACTCCAGTGGGAGCGGGAAGCGTCGCCCCAGCGCGGGCACGAGCTTCGATTCGTCAACGATGACGATGAAGTGCTGTGCGTGTATCTCGACGATTTTCTCCCGCAGGAGGGCGCGCCCCAATCCTTTGATCAGATTGAAGTTTGGATCCACCTCATCGGCGCCATCCACCGCCAGGTCTAGGTTGGGATGCTCGCTTAATCGCACCAGGGGAATCCCCAGGCTGCGCGCCTGTTGCGCAGTTGAGAGCGATGTCGGGACTCCTTTGATGTGGGTCAGCCGCCCTTGCCGGATACTCTCTCCGAGCATCTCCACAAAATAGGCAGTCGTGGAGCCGCTGCCCAGCCCGAGGGTCATCCCGCTTTGGACGAATTCGAGCGCCTTGCGAGCGGCTTGTTGTTTCAGGTTCATGCTTATTTCCCTAGAAGTTCGCGGGTGATTTTGACAATATTTCCAACGCTGAAGCCAAATTTTTCATAGATCGTTTCATACGGGGCGGAGGCGCCAAAGTGATCCAGGCCAATCATTACACCCTGATTGCCCAGGTAGCGCGCCCAGGCCAGCGATGAGCCGGTTTCGATGGCGACGCGGGGCATATCGGGCGGCAGTACGCTTTGGCGGTATTCTTCAGATTGAGCGTCGAAGAGTTCCCAACTTGGCATTGAAACCACACGGGCAGCAATGCCATCGTCTGCCAGCGCTGTTTTGGCAT
It contains:
- a CDS encoding PAS domain S-box protein, with the translated sequence MKKNKVLGTTQKYLLVGIGFGLIFPIVGTLLSVAFSGKEISWAALWQVQATNPLLWIIDMAPIFLGGLAAFAGQRQGRLADLHAQLEGIVTDRTKELEDGYRVQEVLNSLLYIAMEPNSLEKKLEWSLKAIISTPWLPMRAQAGIFLVDEAHPDILKLTVHHNLNEHLLILCKRVPFGHCLCGRAAQSKEIVFASCVDDRHETTFDGMGPHGHYNVPILMGEEILGVIVLYVEEGHQPGDHEIPFLKAVANIIAGMIQKKKSEKRLRLQASVMQAAANSIVITDLQGTIEWVNPAFTLTTGYSYRDAIGGNPRILKSGKHDQAYYKDLWATIQGGGVWQGEMVNRRKNGELYFEDVTITPVVDDKGEISNYVAIKQDITERKRAEEEILVQKQYFESLVHISPIAVVILDLQHCIMDCNEAFEKLFGYSKEAALERNLDDLIVPEAEFELAESYTYSVKEGNLVHGFAQRANKNGQLMDVEFFGVPVVVQGEQVAILALYHDISELVKARREAESAAQTKAEFLANMSHEIRTPLNAIIGMTGLLLDTPLDIEQKDFASTVRSSGDALLTIINDILDYSKIEAGKMEMEQQPFMVRESIESALDLLASKAAEKGLEIAYLVEGSVPGAIIGDITRIRQVLVNLLSNAVKFTDQGEVIVRVSSETLPHNNLQVHYQVQDTGIGIPEDRMNRLFESFSQVDASTTRKYGGTGLGLAISKQLVGLMGGRIWVESVVGQGSTFHFTIMSSPAPASFQAETHLPQPLMDGLKVLIVDDNATNRLILIRQTKTWGLDPRAAASGAEALGWIRSGEKFDFAILDMQMPEMDGAMLAIELRKFISEDELPLILLTSLGGWEMIPDEVQFTARLNKPIKPSILHDTIMNVMGSRFPEQSQMAKPAESKPEYDHELGERHPLRVLLAEDNLINQKVALRILEKLGYRADIAANGLEVLDALERQKYDVVLMDIQMPEMDGVEATQRILEKYVDRNKRPKIVAMTANALEGDRELYLRQGMDDYVSKPIRVPELVAALERC
- a CDS encoding inositol-3-phosphate synthase, with protein sequence MANKRNKVRVAIIGVGNCASSLVQGIEYYRNATDEMEIPGLMNATLGGYHISDIEFSAAFDVVASKVGKDLSEAIWAEPNNTIRFTEVPHLNVPVHRGMTHDGLGKYLGSKVEKATGPTDDIIGILKETQTDVVINFMPVGSEMATKWYVEQVLEAGCGFVNGIPVFIATSEYWSKRFLDRGLPIIGDDIKSQVGATIVHRVLTNLFKDRGIHLDRTYQLNFGGNMDFYNMLDRDRLESKKISKTQAVTSQLPYDLGDENVHVGPSDYVPWLTDRKWAQIRMEGRAFGDVPLNLELKLEVWDSPNSAGVMIDALRCAKIALDRKIAGPLIAPSSYFMKSPPQQFTDDIARQKVEDFINSDA
- a CDS encoding ribulose-phosphate 3-epimerase encodes the protein LDVHLMIEKPELMIPAFAKAGADIITVHVETCPHLHRTLQQIREFGVKPGVTLNPATPLATLEEILEAVEQVLIMSVNPGFGGQSYIPGSSAKITRLRQMLDTRGLQHVDIEVDGGVKTHNVAEIVAAGANVIVAGSAIFNQKASVTKNVQAFRAALT
- the rpiA gene encoding ribose 5-phosphate isomerase A, which translates into the protein MNLKQQAARKALEFVQSGMTLGLGSGSTTAYFVEMLGESIRQGRLTHIKGVPTSLSTAQQARSLGIPLVRLSEHPNLDLAVDGADEVDPNFNLIKGLGRALLREKIVEIHAQHFIVIVDESKLVPALGRRFPLPLELVQFEHEVQIAWLNTLG